Proteins encoded in a region of the Variovorax sp. PAMC 28711 genome:
- a CDS encoding quinone oxidoreductase family protein, producing the protein MKSQAVRIDRPGGPEELKIVEVDVGEPGPGEIRIRHKAVGLNFIDTYQRSGLYPFAMPLQLGMEASGIVEAVGEGVTHLKAGDRAAYASAPPGAYSELRVMPAKCVCKLPDAISFETGAAMMLKGLTVQYLLKKTLPAEGLHKGDAILFHAAAGGVGLIACQWAKALGLELIGTAGTDAKCRMALDHGAAHAINYSTENFAARVKEITGGKGVKVVYDSVGKDTFEGSIDCLRPFGLLAVFGNGSGPVPPVNLGLLASKGSLYVTRPTLFTHIATRESTQAAADDLFALVTSGAVKIPIDQRYALADVQQAHRDLEARKTTGCTILTL; encoded by the coding sequence ATGAAGAGCCAAGCCGTCCGCATCGATCGCCCCGGCGGTCCTGAAGAACTCAAGATCGTCGAGGTCGATGTCGGGGAACCCGGCCCCGGCGAGATCCGCATCCGCCACAAGGCGGTGGGCCTCAATTTCATCGACACCTACCAGCGCAGCGGTCTCTATCCGTTCGCGATGCCGCTGCAGCTCGGCATGGAAGCCTCCGGCATCGTGGAAGCGGTGGGCGAGGGCGTCACGCACCTGAAGGCCGGCGACCGCGCCGCGTATGCCAGCGCGCCGCCGGGTGCCTACAGCGAGCTGCGGGTGATGCCCGCCAAGTGCGTGTGCAAGCTGCCCGATGCCATCTCCTTCGAGACCGGCGCCGCCATGATGCTCAAGGGCCTCACGGTGCAGTACCTGCTCAAGAAAACGCTGCCAGCCGAAGGCCTGCACAAGGGCGACGCCATCCTCTTTCACGCGGCCGCAGGTGGCGTGGGCCTCATCGCCTGTCAGTGGGCCAAGGCGCTCGGACTGGAACTCATCGGCACCGCAGGCACCGATGCCAAATGCAGGATGGCGCTGGACCATGGCGCCGCACACGCGATCAACTACAGCACCGAGAACTTCGCTGCGCGCGTCAAGGAAATCACCGGCGGCAAGGGCGTGAAGGTGGTGTACGACTCGGTCGGCAAGGACACCTTCGAAGGCTCGATCGACTGCTTGCGCCCCTTCGGACTGCTTGCGGTTTTCGGCAATGGGTCCGGGCCGGTGCCGCCGGTCAATCTCGGCTTGCTGGCGTCGAAAGGTTCGCTCTACGTGACGCGGCCGACGCTGTTCACCCACATCGCCACGCGCGAGTCGACGCAGGCGGCCGCGGACGATCTGTTCGCCTTGGTGACGAGCGGTGCGGTGAAGATCCCGATCGACCAGCGCTATGCCTTGGCGGACGTGCAACAGGCGCACCGCGATCTCGAGGCGCGCAAGACAACGGGTTGCACCATTCTCACGCTCTGA
- a CDS encoding response regulator yields the protein METVRTFIVEDNPTIRENLAGTLREVARVEPVGQAESEAQGLAWLLRNPTQWDLLIVDLFLKEGSGMRVLEACKDRLPSQKIVVLSNHTTELVRQRCAELGADAVFDKATEIEDLIDYCLRRRQEKLNVH from the coding sequence ATGGAAACCGTCAGAACCTTCATCGTCGAGGACAACCCTACGATCCGCGAAAACCTCGCGGGAACGCTGCGCGAGGTGGCCCGGGTCGAGCCGGTGGGTCAGGCGGAATCCGAGGCCCAGGGACTGGCGTGGCTGCTGCGCAATCCGACGCAGTGGGACTTGCTGATCGTCGACCTGTTCCTGAAGGAAGGCAGCGGCATGCGGGTGCTCGAAGCCTGCAAGGACCGGTTGCCCAGCCAGAAGATCGTGGTGCTGAGCAACCACACCACGGAACTGGTGCGCCAGCGCTGCGCCGAACTCGGCGCCGATGCGGTGTTCGACAAGGCAACCGAGATCGAAGACCTCATCGACTACTGCCTGCGTCGCCGCCAGGAAAAGCTCAACGTGCACTAG
- a CDS encoding LysR family transcriptional regulator — protein sequence MNITLRQLRVFRSVAAGRNFSRAGDEIGLTQPAVSRAIGELEAQLGLRLLDRTTREVTLTVAGQSLAARLDRVLDELDQALHDVAGLADAHGGKVRVASSPTLSANLMPACIAACAVQAPSIRFMLLDRIQQDVLDSVRNGAVDFGLVIEPSSTEDLTFETILSDPFVLVTPENHALAQKKNVRWSALDGLPLVLLDHASGSRRLIDDALAQHGAVCDVRQELGHPTTVFRMVEAGIGISVMPALALPAAGLGALAARPLLPRVQRNIMLIRRRNRALSPVAERVWALVRETVAASAR from the coding sequence ATGAATATCACCTTGCGCCAGCTCCGCGTTTTCCGCTCGGTGGCAGCGGGCCGCAACTTCAGCCGCGCCGGCGACGAGATCGGCCTCACGCAACCGGCCGTGAGCCGCGCCATCGGCGAGCTCGAGGCGCAACTCGGCCTGCGGCTGCTCGACCGCACCACGCGCGAGGTCACGCTGACGGTGGCGGGCCAGTCGTTGGCAGCGCGGCTCGACCGGGTGCTCGACGAACTCGACCAGGCGCTGCACGACGTCGCCGGCCTGGCCGATGCCCACGGCGGCAAGGTGCGCGTGGCGAGCAGTCCCACGCTGTCGGCCAACCTCATGCCGGCCTGCATCGCGGCCTGCGCCGTGCAGGCGCCAAGCATCCGCTTCATGCTGCTCGACCGCATCCAGCAGGACGTGCTGGACAGCGTGCGCAACGGCGCAGTCGACTTCGGCCTGGTCATCGAACCGTCGTCCACCGAAGACCTGACGTTCGAAACCATCCTCAGCGATCCGTTCGTTCTGGTGACGCCGGAAAACCACGCGCTCGCGCAAAAGAAAAACGTGCGCTGGTCGGCGCTGGACGGCTTGCCGCTGGTGCTGCTCGATCACGCCTCGGGCAGCCGTCGCCTGATCGATGACGCGCTCGCGCAGCATGGCGCGGTGTGCGATGTGCGGCAGGAGCTGGGCCACCCGACGACGGTGTTTCGCATGGTCGAGGCGGGCATCGGCATCAGCGTGATGCCGGCACTGGCGTTGCCGGCGGCAGGCCTCGGCGCCCTGGCTGCGCGACCACTGCTGCCGCGTGTGCAGCGCAACATCATGTTGATCCGCCGGCGCAATCGCGCCTTGTCGCCCGTCGCCGAACGCGTGTGGGCGCTGGTGCGTGAGACCGTCGCGGCTAGTGCACGTTGA
- a CDS encoding bile acid:sodium symporter family protein — translation MARPKFLPDHFTFALLATVTLASLLPANGTAGHFFEGLTTVAIGLLFFMHGAKLSREAVLAGVTHWRLHLLVFGCTFAMFPLLGLALKPVLSPLVTPELYTGVLFLCVLPATVQSAIAFTSMARGNIPAAVCSASASTLLGVFVTPLLVNLLVVKGGTSGSFDAIGRILLQLMLPFVVGHLMRPVIGQWIKQRAGVLKFVDQGSILLVVYTAFSAAVIEGLWKQVPMSALLGLLLVCGVLLALALVLSTVLARKLGFDKEDEITIVFCGSKKSLASGIPMAKVLFASHAVGAIVLPLMLFHQIQLMVCAVLAQRYARRLVVTRPETPAPASTTTTG, via the coding sequence ATGGCCCGTCCCAAATTCCTCCCCGACCACTTCACCTTCGCGCTGCTCGCGACCGTCACGCTCGCCAGCCTGCTGCCGGCCAACGGTACCGCCGGGCATTTCTTCGAAGGCTTGACGACCGTGGCGATTGGCCTGCTGTTTTTCATGCATGGCGCCAAGCTGTCGCGCGAGGCCGTCCTGGCGGGCGTCACGCACTGGCGCCTGCACCTGCTGGTGTTCGGCTGCACCTTCGCGATGTTTCCGCTGCTGGGGCTGGCGCTCAAGCCCGTGCTGTCGCCGCTCGTGACGCCTGAGCTCTACACCGGCGTGCTGTTCCTTTGCGTGTTGCCCGCCACGGTGCAGTCGGCCATCGCCTTCACCTCGATGGCGCGGGGCAACATCCCCGCCGCCGTGTGCAGCGCATCGGCTTCGACGCTGCTCGGCGTGTTCGTCACGCCGCTGCTGGTAAACCTGCTCGTCGTGAAAGGCGGGACCAGCGGATCGTTCGATGCGATCGGGCGCATCCTGCTGCAGTTGATGCTGCCCTTCGTGGTCGGCCACCTGATGCGGCCCGTGATCGGCCAGTGGATCAAGCAGCGCGCGGGCGTGCTCAAGTTCGTCGACCAGGGCTCGATCCTGCTGGTCGTCTACACCGCCTTCAGCGCGGCCGTCATCGAGGGACTGTGGAAGCAGGTGCCGATGTCGGCGCTGTTGGGCCTGCTGCTCGTTTGCGGCGTGCTGCTGGCGCTCGCCCTGGTTTTGAGCACCGTGCTCGCGCGAAAGCTCGGCTTCGACAAGGAGGACGAGATCACCATCGTGTTCTGCGGCTCGAAGAAGAGCCTGGCCAGCGGCATCCCGATGGCGAAGGTGCTGTTCGCCTCGCACGCGGTGGGCGCCATCGTGCTGCCGCTGATGCTGTTTCATCAGATCCAGCTGATGGTGTGCGCGGTGCTCGCGCAGCGTTATGCGCGCCGGTTGGTGGTGACCCGCCCGGAGACGCCCGCCCCGGCGTCGACCACGACGACGGGCTAG
- a CDS encoding Na/Pi cotransporter family protein, with the protein MKHLLNLLAAVALLVWGTHLVRTGVLRVFGANLRKILVRSMRNRFTAALSGIGVTALVQSSTATSLMTSSFVGAGLVTLPAALAVMRGADVGTALMSVLFSTDLSWLSPLFIFVGVVLFITRSATAAGRIGRVLIGLGLMLLALQLVVEATGPLFTSPVVRALLASLNSDVLLEITIGAVFAVVAYSSLAVVLLVAAMASSNVVPLDVALGLVLGANLGSGLLAVLTTAKSSVPVRQVTVGNLAFKLAGVAIAAPFVGLYLREARHYVSDATQLVVLYHLAFNVFVSIGFIGFTGWVARIVSRLMPMPVENTGTQRPHHLDPSAISTPSLAISNAAREALHQADIVETMLIGMLNVIRHNDLRLAQELRKLDDTVDQLYSAIKYYMTKISREALGEEESQRWTDIISFTINMEQIGDIIERVIIDIEDKKIKPQRNFSEAGMAEIVELHERLVANLRLGMSVFLNGNVRDAQKLLQEKERFRDLERAYAATHLVRLSDQTALSIETSSLHIDLISDLKRINSHICSIAYPILDSAGALAPSRLRASRLGELDA; encoded by the coding sequence ATGAAGCATTTACTCAACCTGCTGGCAGCCGTCGCGTTGCTGGTGTGGGGAACCCATCTCGTTCGCACCGGCGTGCTGCGCGTCTTCGGCGCCAACCTGCGCAAGATCCTCGTGCGCAGCATGCGCAACCGGTTCACCGCAGCACTTTCGGGCATCGGCGTGACGGCGCTGGTGCAGTCGAGCACCGCCACCTCGCTGATGACCTCGTCTTTCGTGGGGGCCGGCCTGGTCACTTTGCCGGCCGCGCTGGCCGTGATGCGGGGCGCCGATGTCGGCACTGCGCTCATGTCGGTGCTGTTCTCGACCGACCTCTCGTGGTTGTCGCCGCTCTTCATCTTCGTCGGCGTGGTGCTCTTCATCACGCGCTCGGCCACCGCCGCCGGCCGCATCGGGCGGGTGCTGATCGGGCTCGGGCTGATGTTGCTGGCTTTGCAACTGGTGGTCGAGGCGACCGGGCCGCTCTTCACGTCGCCCGTGGTGCGCGCCCTGCTCGCTTCGCTCAACAGCGACGTGCTGCTCGAGATCACCATCGGCGCGGTATTCGCGGTGGTGGCCTATTCGAGCCTGGCGGTGGTGCTGCTGGTGGCGGCGATGGCCAGTTCCAACGTGGTGCCGCTCGACGTGGCGCTGGGGCTCGTGCTGGGCGCCAACCTGGGAAGCGGCTTGCTGGCGGTGCTGACCACCGCGAAGTCCTCGGTCCCGGTGCGCCAGGTGACCGTCGGCAACCTCGCCTTCAAGCTGGCGGGCGTCGCCATCGCCGCGCCCTTCGTCGGCCTCTACCTGCGCGAGGCGCGGCACTATGTGTCGGACGCGACGCAGCTCGTGGTGCTGTACCACCTGGCCTTCAATGTGTTCGTGAGCATCGGCTTCATCGGCTTCACCGGCTGGGTCGCCAGGATCGTGTCGCGCCTCATGCCGATGCCGGTCGAGAACACCGGCACGCAGCGCCCACACCATCTCGACCCGTCGGCCATCTCGACGCCGTCGCTCGCCATTTCGAACGCGGCGCGCGAGGCACTGCACCAAGCCGACATCGTCGAGACCATGCTCATCGGCATGCTCAACGTGATCCGCCACAACGACCTGCGACTCGCGCAGGAGCTGCGCAAGCTCGACGACACGGTCGACCAGCTCTACTCCGCGATCAAGTACTACATGACGAAGATCTCGCGCGAGGCCCTCGGCGAGGAAGAGAGTCAGCGCTGGACCGACATCATCAGCTTCACCATCAACATGGAGCAGATCGGCGACATCATCGAGCGGGTGATCATCGACATCGAGGACAAGAAGATCAAGCCGCAGCGCAATTTCTCGGAAGCCGGCATGGCCGAAATCGTCGAACTCCACGAGCGGCTGGTGGCCAACCTGCGGCTGGGCATGAGCGTGTTCCTGAACGGCAACGTGCGCGATGCGCAAAAGCTGCTGCAGGAGAAGGAGCGTTTCCGCGACCTCGAACGCGCCTACGCGGCGACCCACCTGGTTCGACTGTCCGACCAGACCGCGCTGAGCATCGAAACCAGCTCGCTGCACATCGACCTGATCAGCGACCTGAAGCGCATCAATTCGCACATCTGCTCGATCGCCTACCCGATCCTCGACTCCGCCGGCGCGCTGGCACCGAGCCGGCTGCGCGCATCGCGCCTGGGCGAGCTCGACGCCTAG
- the lspA gene encoding signal peptidase II, with product MARSISLSRGGSMWPWLGWAAIVLIVDQFTKTLILGYYRLGDHTPITGFFNIVRAHNTGAAFSFLADHSGWQRWLFTVIGIAAAGFIVWMLKSHAGQKLFSFAMACILGGAIGNVIDRMLHGYVVDFLDFYAGNWHFPAFNVADSAITLGAICLVLDEIRRVRRGK from the coding sequence ATGGCCCGCTCGATCTCACTTTCGCGCGGCGGCAGCATGTGGCCCTGGCTGGGCTGGGCGGCGATCGTCCTGATCGTCGACCAGTTCACCAAGACGCTGATCCTCGGCTACTACCGGCTCGGCGACCACACGCCGATCACCGGCTTCTTCAACATCGTGCGGGCCCACAACACCGGCGCTGCCTTCTCGTTCCTGGCCGATCATTCAGGCTGGCAGCGCTGGCTGTTCACGGTGATCGGCATCGCGGCGGCGGGCTTCATCGTGTGGATGCTCAAGTCGCACGCCGGCCAGAAGCTGTTTTCGTTCGCGATGGCCTGCATCCTGGGCGGCGCGATCGGCAACGTGATCGACCGCATGCTGCACGGCTACGTGGTCGACTTCCTCGACTTCTATGCGGGCAACTGGCACTTTCCGGCCTTCAACGTGGCCGACAGCGCGATCACGCTGGGCGCAATTTGCCTGGTGCTCGACGAGATCCGGCGCGTCAGACGCGGCAAGTGA
- the ileS gene encoding isoleucine--tRNA ligase: MADNTPAGGTDYRATLNLPDTPFPMRGDMAKREPGWVQQWEDEGRYQRLRDARMGAPKFILHDGPPYANGQIHMGHAVNKILKDMITKARQLEGFDALYVPGWDCHGLPIENAVEKKHGRKLSRDDMQAKSRAFATDQIAQQMVDFKRLGVLGEWDHPYKTMDFANEAGELRAFKRVIERGFVYRGLKPVYWCFDCGSSLAEFEIEYADKKSQTLDVAFKSHEPAKLAAAFGLPALDKEAFAVIWTTTAWTIPANQAINLNPELDYSLVDTERGLLVLANSLVEMCMTRYALDGKVLATVKGEALGGLEFEHPLYDVKDENGVQGYKRLSPVYLADYATATDGTGLVHSSPAYGVDDFNSCIAHGVAYDDILNPVQGNGSYAADFPLFGGQNIWKAVPEVIAALRDAGRLMTTEAITHSYPHCWRHKTPVIYRAAAQWFIRMDEGDGVFTKDKAPKTLRQTALEAIEQTTFYPENGKARLHDMIANRPDWCISRQRSWGVPIPFFLHKDSGELHPRTMDILDQAADIVERGGIEAWSRVTAEEILGAEDAACYTKSTDILEVWFDSGSTFWHVLRGTHPNVHHETGPEADLYLEGHDQHRGWFHSSLLIASALEGRAPYKGLLTHGFTIDAQGRKMSKSLGNGLDPQEVSKKMGAEIIRLWVAASDYSGDIAGDDKILARVVDSYRRIRNTLRFLLANTSDFDVMKDAVPLGQMLEIDRYALSRAAQFQAEVLAHYKIYEFHPVVAKLQIYCSEDLGGFYLDILKDRLYTSAPGSLARRSAQTALWHISQAMLRWMAPFLSFTAEEAWSVLGHRESIFTQVYSEFAAPDQALLAKWTRIREIRDGVNKEIETVRAEGKVGSSLQASLRLTAGPEDHALLASLGDDLKFVFITSAIDLIAGPTISTGVTACADTKCERCWHYRADVGHDPAHPTICGRCTSNLFGAGEHRSFA; the protein is encoded by the coding sequence ATGGCTGACAACACCCCCGCCGGCGGCACCGACTACCGTGCCACCCTGAACCTGCCCGACACCCCGTTTCCGATGCGCGGCGACATGGCCAAGCGCGAGCCTGGCTGGGTCCAGCAGTGGGAAGACGAAGGCCGCTATCAGCGCCTGCGCGACGCGCGCATGGGCGCGCCCAAGTTCATCCTGCACGACGGCCCGCCCTATGCCAACGGCCAGATCCACATGGGTCACGCGGTCAACAAGATCCTGAAAGACATGATCACCAAGGCGCGGCAGCTCGAAGGCTTCGACGCGCTTTACGTGCCGGGCTGGGACTGCCACGGCCTGCCGATCGAGAACGCGGTCGAGAAGAAGCACGGCCGCAAGCTGAGCCGCGACGACATGCAGGCCAAGAGCCGCGCCTTCGCGACCGATCAGATCGCCCAACAGATGGTGGATTTCAAGCGCCTGGGCGTGCTCGGCGAATGGGACCATCCGTACAAGACCATGGACTTCGCCAATGAAGCGGGCGAGCTGCGCGCGTTCAAGCGCGTGATCGAGCGCGGCTTCGTCTACCGCGGCCTGAAGCCGGTGTACTGGTGCTTCGATTGCGGCTCCTCGCTGGCCGAGTTCGAGATCGAATACGCCGACAAGAAATCACAGACCCTCGATGTCGCGTTCAAGTCGCACGAGCCCGCCAAACTCGCAGCGGCTTTCGGCCTGCCTGCGCTCGACAAGGAAGCCTTCGCCGTCATCTGGACCACGACCGCATGGACCATCCCGGCGAATCAGGCGATCAACCTGAACCCCGAGCTGGACTATTCGCTGGTCGACACCGAGCGCGGCCTGCTGGTGCTTGCGAATTCGCTGGTCGAAATGTGCATGACCCGCTATGCGCTGGACGGCAAGGTGCTGGCCACGGTCAAGGGCGAAGCGCTCGGCGGGCTTGAATTCGAGCATCCGCTTTACGACGTGAAGGATGAGAACGGTGTTCAGGGCTACAAGCGCCTGTCGCCGGTCTACCTGGCCGACTACGCGACCGCGACCGACGGCACCGGCCTGGTCCACTCGTCGCCCGCCTACGGCGTGGACGACTTCAACTCCTGCATCGCCCACGGCGTGGCCTACGACGACATCCTGAACCCCGTGCAGGGCAACGGCAGCTATGCCGCCGACTTCCCGCTGTTCGGCGGCCAGAATATCTGGAAGGCGGTGCCCGAAGTGATCGCCGCGCTGCGCGATGCCGGCCGGCTGATGACCACCGAGGCGATCACGCACAGCTACCCGCACTGCTGGCGCCACAAGACGCCGGTGATCTACCGGGCCGCGGCGCAATGGTTCATCCGGATGGACGAAGGCGATGGCGTCTTCACCAAGGACAAGGCGCCGAAGACGCTGCGCCAGACTGCACTCGAAGCCATCGAGCAGACGACCTTCTATCCCGAGAACGGCAAGGCGCGCCTGCACGACATGATCGCCAACCGGCCTGATTGGTGTATCTCGCGCCAGCGCAGCTGGGGCGTGCCGATCCCATTCTTCCTGCACAAGGATTCGGGCGAACTGCATCCGCGCACGATGGACATCCTCGACCAGGCGGCCGACATCGTCGAGCGGGGCGGCATCGAAGCGTGGAGCCGCGTCACGGCCGAGGAAATCCTGGGCGCCGAAGACGCGGCCTGCTACACCAAGAGCACCGACATCCTGGAGGTGTGGTTCGACTCGGGCTCGACCTTCTGGCACGTGCTGCGCGGCACGCATCCCAATGTGCACCACGAGACCGGCCCCGAAGCCGACCTCTACCTCGAAGGCCACGACCAGCATCGCGGCTGGTTCCACTCGTCGCTCCTGATCGCCTCGGCACTCGAAGGCCGCGCGCCTTACAAGGGCCTGCTCACGCACGGTTTCACGATCGACGCGCAGGGCCGCAAGATGAGCAAGTCGCTCGGCAACGGTCTCGACCCGCAAGAGGTCAGCAAGAAGATGGGCGCGGAAATCATCCGCCTCTGGGTGGCTGCGAGCGACTATTCCGGCGACATCGCCGGCGACGACAAGATCCTCGCGCGCGTGGTCGACAGCTATCGCCGCATCCGCAACACGCTGCGCTTCCTGCTGGCGAACACCAGCGACTTCGACGTGATGAAGGACGCGGTGCCGCTCGGGCAGATGCTGGAGATCGACCGCTACGCGCTCAGCCGCGCGGCGCAATTCCAGGCCGAGGTGCTCGCGCACTACAAGATCTACGAGTTCCATCCGGTGGTGGCCAAGCTGCAGATCTACTGCTCGGAAGACCTGGGCGGCTTCTACCTCGACATCCTGAAGGACCGGCTCTACACCAGCGCGCCGGGCTCGCTGGCACGACGCAGCGCGCAGACCGCGCTCTGGCACATCTCGCAGGCGATGCTGCGCTGGATGGCGCCGTTCCTGAGCTTCACCGCGGAGGAAGCGTGGAGCGTGCTCGGCCACCGCGAGTCGATCTTCACGCAGGTCTACAGCGAATTCGCCGCGCCCGACCAAGCCCTGCTCGCCAAGTGGACGCGCATCCGCGAGATCCGCGACGGGGTGAACAAGGAGATCGAAACCGTGCGTGCCGAAGGCAAGGTCGGCTCGTCGTTGCAGGCTTCTCTCCGATTGACGGCCGGACCGGAAGACCACGCGCTGCTCGCCTCGCTGGGCGACGACCTGAAGTTCGTGTTCATCACCTCCGCCATCGATCTGATCGCCGGCCCGACGATCTCCACGGGCGTCACCGCCTGTGCCGACACCAAGTGCGAGCGCTGCTGGCACTACCGGGCCGACGTGGGCCACGACCCGGCGCATCCGACGATCTGCGGACGCTGCACGAGCAACCTGTTCGGCGCTGGCGAGCATCGGAGCTTTGCCTGA
- a CDS encoding bifunctional riboflavin kinase/FAD synthetase, translating into MQVFRGFRHPGVASACALTIGNFDGVHRGHQAMLALLHTEARQRGLPSCVMTFEPHPRDYFAALAKRPELAPARIGTLRDKLTALAECGVAQTIVLPFDARLASQTPAEFIQQVLLDGLGARYVLVGDDFRFGVKRAGDYAMLDDAGRQHGFDVARMNSYEVHGIRVSSSAVREALVEGRMADVQALLGRPYAISGHVVHGRKLGRTLGATAPGRDDGFRTLNLRFKHWKPAASGIFAVWVHGLAATPLQGVANLGVRPSLDANDVNAGRVLLETHCLDWPAELGVEGAYGKIVRVELLHKLHDELRYTSLEALTAGIAKDGADARAFFASSHAETHRQTTRDRI; encoded by the coding sequence ATGCAGGTTTTCCGCGGCTTCAGACACCCCGGCGTGGCATCCGCCTGCGCCCTCACCATCGGCAATTTCGACGGCGTGCACCGCGGCCACCAGGCGATGCTGGCCTTGTTGCACACCGAAGCGCGCCAGCGCGGGCTGCCGAGTTGCGTCATGACCTTCGAGCCGCATCCGCGCGACTATTTCGCGGCGCTCGCCAAACGGCCCGAACTGGCGCCGGCGCGCATCGGCACGCTGCGCGACAAGCTCACCGCGCTCGCCGAATGCGGCGTGGCGCAGACCATCGTGCTGCCCTTCGACGCCCGGCTGGCTTCGCAAACGCCCGCCGAATTCATCCAGCAGGTGCTGCTCGACGGCCTGGGCGCGCGCTATGTCCTGGTGGGCGACGACTTCCGTTTCGGCGTCAAACGCGCGGGCGACTACGCGATGCTGGACGACGCCGGTCGGCAGCACGGCTTCGACGTGGCCCGCATGAACAGCTACGAAGTGCATGGCATTCGCGTGTCGAGTTCCGCCGTGCGCGAGGCGCTGGTCGAAGGCCGCATGGCCGATGTCCAGGCGCTGCTCGGGCGGCCCTACGCGATTTCCGGCCATGTAGTGCACGGCCGCAAGCTCGGACGCACACTCGGCGCAACGGCACCTGGCCGCGATGATGGTTTTCGCACGCTGAACCTGCGCTTCAAGCACTGGAAGCCGGCGGCCAGCGGGATCTTCGCGGTGTGGGTTCATGGCCTCGCGGCCACGCCGCTGCAAGGCGTCGCCAACCTGGGCGTGCGGCCCTCGCTGGACGCCAACGACGTGAACGCCGGCCGCGTTCTGCTCGAAACGCACTGCCTCGACTGGCCCGCCGAACTCGGGGTTGAAGGGGCCTACGGTAAAATCGTCCGCGTGGAACTGCTGCACAAACTGCACGACGAATTGCGCTACACCAGCCTCGAAGCCCTGACTGCGGGCATCGCGAAGGATGGCGCGGACGCACGCGCCTTCTTTGCGTCGAGCCACGCCGAAACCCACCGTCAGACCACACGCGACCGAATTTAG
- a CDS encoding HNH endonuclease: MKVLKLSAQGLPQSWISLEQAVIHYAADEVRWEVGAQVAVFRGGHNAVTGKQSQIAINSIIGTKGVPRINPFTQRPGLSNSKLFARDRNVCAYCGRHFPEDELTREHIIPFAQKGIDTWMNVVTACKPCNHRKSSRTPEQAHMPLLYAPYVPSLWEDFILRNRRILADQMEFLMAHLPHSSRLHEN, encoded by the coding sequence GTGAAGGTCTTGAAGCTGTCGGCCCAAGGGCTGCCCCAGTCGTGGATTTCGCTTGAACAGGCGGTGATCCACTACGCCGCGGACGAGGTGCGTTGGGAAGTGGGCGCCCAGGTGGCGGTGTTCCGCGGCGGGCACAACGCCGTCACCGGCAAGCAATCGCAGATTGCGATCAACAGCATCATCGGCACCAAGGGCGTGCCCCGCATCAACCCTTTCACGCAGCGCCCCGGACTCAGCAACAGCAAGCTTTTCGCGCGCGACCGAAACGTCTGCGCCTACTGCGGCAGGCACTTCCCCGAAGACGAGCTCACGCGCGAACACATCATTCCGTTCGCGCAAAAGGGCATCGACACCTGGATGAACGTGGTCACGGCCTGCAAGCCGTGCAATCACAGAAAAAGCAGCCGCACGCCCGAACAGGCGCACATGCCGCTGCTCTATGCGCCGTATGTGCCCAGCCTGTGGGAAGACTTCATCCTGCGCAATCGCCGCATCCTGGCGGACCAGATGGAGTTCCTGATGGCGCATCTGCCGCATTCCTCGCGGCTGCACGAAAACTGA